The sequence below is a genomic window from Coffea arabica cultivar ET-39 chromosome 4c, Coffea Arabica ET-39 HiFi, whole genome shotgun sequence.
TACACGCAGATGCTCTTAGCATCCCACATGAGTTGAAAACTTTGGGGGAGGACGATAGCTGGCAGTTGTTCCTCAAAAAGGCCTTAGGCGACGGAGCTAATGCTGTGTGTCCTTCAGATTTGGAAGTAGTTGGCAGGAAAATTGCGGGGCGATGTGCCGGTCTACCACTGGCCATAACGGTTATTGGTGGCCTGCTACTGGGCAAGAAAAGGTTGGAGAGTGAATGGGAGAAAGTTCTCGACAACTTCAGCGCATACCTATCAAGAAGCCAGAGTGATGCAGGGGCAATTCTGGAATTAAGTTATGCAGATCTTCCTgccaatctgaaattttgctttTTGTATTTGGGTTTGTTTCCAGAGGACTCCGTGATTTCTGTGCGCAAGTTGATCCATATGTGGGTTGCAGAAGGAATAATGCAGAAAAGAGATGCAAAAAATTTGGAGGAAACTGCAGCATATGAAGATGTGGAACGACTTTGTAGCAGAAATCTGGTCCAAGTGGTGGAAATGACTGTTGATGAGAGGATTAAAAGCTGTAGAGTCCATGATTTACTGCGAGAGCTTGCAATCAGAAAGGCAGaggatgaaaatttttttcagaTCCATGAAACCAGAGATGATGAAATATCAGCCAAATCCAGGTACCTTGCTGTTCATGTTCTCCCTTGGGATACAAATTATTTTGGGACTTCTACCCCTCCTCTCCGGTCTCTACTTTTTTTCAATGTCCACGATTACGGGGAAAACAATAGTCTGAGCTTCGGAAGTTTCAGAAAGCTCAGGATACTAGACCTCGAGGATGTTAAGATGTACTCTAATTTGCCAGAAGGAATTGGTAAAGTCAGGCTCCTAAGGTACCTCGGTTTAAGACGCACATCCATTGGAAGGCTCCCTGATTCCTTTGGTCAGTTGCGAAACCTACAAACTCTTGACGTACGCAACTTTCACCGAGTGAgagtttcaaatttcatttggaTGCTTGAAAGTTTACGGCATCTATATGCGTATAAAGTGGAATGTGATGTGCCTCTTAAAATTGAAGGATTGAGGAATCTCCAGACTCTGTCACGCATACGCTTTGATGACATTATGCACAATAACATGATAACTTTGACAAGTCTTCAGAAACTGGGGATTTGGGTGGATGACAAATCAGACATAGGCAGACTCTGCATGCATTTATCTGAAGTTGGAAGCCTAAAGGCGCTACGTCTTTATTTTGATGGAAGAAGCGAGTGGTCGTCTCTAGGTGGACTTTCTGAGCTCCATCATGTAACAGCGCTTAAGCTATCCGGGTCGGGTTTGAGAATGCTGCCTCCTGATTTCCCTCCAAATCTCTCTCGCTTGTCTTTGAGTTTCACACGTCTCGAGCATGATCCAATGCCAGCACTAGAGAAGTTGGGACAGCTGTCGTTCCTCAAAATGGAATTTTCATATTGGGGAGCACAGCTAGTCATTTCTAGGCATGGGTTTCCCCAATTGAAATTCCTTGAGCTCAACTTCCAACATGGTTTGAAGGAAATACAGGTCGAGAAAGGTGCACTGCAACAGCTCCAGTGCCTGAGAATCAGGAAGTGCCTCTCATTAGAGAAGTTGCCGGAAGAGCTTGAGCTTGATAAGCTTGAGCTTGTAGACATGCCAGAAGATTTGATCAGTAGGCTTGATGCGGACATGATATCGCAGAAGTAAGGAGGTTCATATTTGTAATTCCCGCGTAGAATGGATGTTATGTAGTGTGGTGATTAATAAACTTATTTCAAGTATTTATCAAAATACTAGAGAATTGTTTCCCACACAATGCGTGGGAGTGTTATCAAAAGGCCATTGATCGTGTAGAGAATATTTTCTCCTGAATGATATCCCTTGGGTAATATTTTCTACTGAATTTTAATTACAGTAGCGCGATGCGAAGGCACATTAAAAGGCATAAATCAACATATCATGATGCCTGCTCCACGGAGGGTCATAGAAACCTAAACAACAAAGTATAGCAATAAAGAACAATTAGGCTCTGTCTTGTTTAAAAATTGTAAATCAACGTAACTAAGGCTTTTGCTAATTTTTGACTACATCTTGACATCATCTCTTTTCTAATATACCAAGGTGCAGATTATCCATATGTGAATGTTGAATATCTTGCAATTTTCGAAACTGATATTAGTTGCACTTAGTGAAATGCAGTGCATGACCAGCATCAACTTcctaaaaccaaaattgaatcaaaaaccaAATTATATCAAACAAATGGTGATTGACTGCAGATTCTACTTATTGATCCCCAAAACTCGTGAAAAATTAAAACCAAGACGGTAGGAGCTGAGAAAGTATTCTTTGACTGGTCTTTGGTCCTAACCACGACAGTCATTAACACGACAATGCAGTAAACGGCAAAATTAATGTTTCATAACATATAACTGCTGCATAAAATTTCTGGGTTCCCCCTGGCTTAATGAAATTGATGTTTCTAGGTCTATCAATGTATTGTTTCCAATGGAATTCATCCAACAATAAATCAACATACCACAAGACTGGAACAAAAACAATCGATTAATTAAAAGATACAGAGAAGATACACAAAATGATCAATCAGGCATAGATCTGTAAAAAAAGGAGGCAAAATGGAGGGAGGTACCACCATGGTTGCAAATTCCCAGTTACACATGCGAATGAGTTCCATCTCATCCCAGAAGCCATCTGGGTTGCCAGCCAAGATATGGGTTTGAATTTACCTCAATGCATTTCGCCATCAATAACTCAATAAAAGATTTTCATCGCCCCTGCCAGGAAATATACACAAACCTCAATGCCCAAAAGCAAAAAAGCGAGAATAATTATGATTATACAACAATTACGAGAGTAAGAAAATACATGAAACTATTTAAACAGGCGAAACTGAACTACATATACCTCtcttagctctctctctctctcttagtcAAATGACACAAATGTCTAGTTTAAATGACATGGCAGATTGAGGTTTCTTAGCTGCTGATAAGTATGGCCACTATAAAAACAAATGCCAACCCAAAAGCTAGTTCACCAACAAAATTCAAACTAATATAGAAAACATTAGCATCTAGATGAAATGAGGTGAATACGGCAAACTTAGAGCATGAGTTTCGGAGCTGACACAATCTACATACCATATTCATGAAATTGTCCACCAGCTATCCTGCCCAAGTTTGTTCCTCCATGATATTCCCATAAAGACAAGAAACTAAGAAGACAATCACAACAGTAATTTAGTAGgaatttgaggaaaaataatgttTAAAGCACTAAACTTTACCATGTACTAGTTAATTAAAAAGCCCCGTTTTCAATAAATTCTTCAAGAGAAAGTGCCAAGTCTTCAGCCGAATGGCCAGTTACTACACCTCTGAATTCAGGAAACTCgaaaaaaatggataaaaatAGAGTCACTTCCTGTCATAAAACTCCAAGAACCACGTGTAACTCTCTATAACTGACCGGCTAGTTCAGGTTTCTATCCACATCTTGGGTTTATAAGCCTTATTTGGGGAGAAGTAGTCACAGTAGAAGCCGTTGCATGTATTGGTTTGGGCAAAAGTAAAACCGACATACTATTAGGATATTTATTATCCTCTACTTCTTGAACATACTATAAGGACATTTAAAAGTATAAGCTACATTGTACTGGCCTAATACAAtttgaaaaatcttattttatgtatatttattatCCCACACTCTGTGCcattctctgtcccactttttattatattgctatttctcctgcATAAATATCacgttttagttcttttttgttttcttaagatccaataactattaattgagtaaaagtAACAATTGTTTTATCAACTGCTTACATTAACAATGTCAGATTGCTTGTTTTCTTCAAGATCTTCGTTATATACACAGTTGACAACTTGAATATATATTGAGGTTTATGTGTAAGATATCCTCAATATATTATTCTTCAACACTTAAAAAATTGATTGTATCACAAATGCGTATTTTagtcatctttttatctttctaTAAACTTTTTAAGCTCACATTCATTATATCACAAAAACTACTATAATACTACTGCATCAAACAAGAGACGCCTAAGGTGAACAATGAGATGgaattttcattttggagaaaagggaaaaaaaaacaaatggaatTCAATTATGGAAAAACAGAATAAATGCTCTTTTACAACAAATGGAATTTTGCTTCTGAAAAAACTGAACAAATGTTCTTTTGCTTTCAACCAAGCAATAAATGCCTAAAGAATTACGACTTTCGTTGCTTAATCGAAGGTTGAATGTAAGTATCAAAATGATTCATGGTCTTTACTATATTTAGCCCCATTTGGGGTTACGATATGTTTATAAAAAAAcactaaaaatatttttacggTGTTTGATAACTATTTTTCTGTAACTTAAAGAGTCGAGTTTTTGGTAATTTAAAAACACTTTTGTTAAAAGCATTTGTGTAAGACGTGCTTCTTTATAAATCAGCGCAATCCTAATCAGGGCCTAAGAAAAAAGAGCTGTGAATATATAAGCTTATCACAATGCAAAAGTAACAATTGTTTTATAAAATGGGAAATTTATAGAAGTGCATAGTAACTGTTTTGGCAGTTTTTTAAATTTCTAATGCTGAAAATAGTCGAATGTATAACGAAAATTTTAGGATGCAATTATATAAACAATCATAAtacttgaaaaataaatttaaaatgaaaataatgtGTTCGTTATTATGATGTATTCAACGCAAAATagcttaaactttttttttaatgcgaAAGTAGCCTTTATTCTTTATTTGGAtatgcaatcacataaattaGGGGATAATGCTAGCAAAAATATGTAATTACTAGTAATATTAGTTATCAAAAGGATAATAATTATTTAATAGTAATATCAATAGtatttatcaaaaattgaattCCATTAAGCTTAATATTTTGTGCTGCACGTAACTACCtagaaatcaaattcaattaaaataaagaaTTTGTACTAAAGTCTGAATGTTAGATTCTGAAAGTCAAATTCTATATAAATAAGAGTTTAGAACGGATGTGACTTTCAGAAAGTCAAATTCAAGTAAATTAAAAGAGTTTGTACTAACTTTTTTTTGGGAATCATATTCAGCCAAATTAAATGTTTGTACCAAATGTGACATTTTGGTAATTAAACTTAGCTGAACTTAACGATCTATACTGAAAGTCATTTCATTGGAAACCAAATTCATTTAAAATTAAGGATTCATATTTGATGTGATTTTTATGAAATCAAATctattaaatttgaaaatttatatTGAATGTGACTTTCAGTGAAATACATTCAGTTAATGTAATACCTTAAACAAAAAATGCATACTAACACAAAATGACCCAAAGGAAGGGGCAATCAAATATCTTTCCagtaaactttaaaaaaaacttAGGAAAACTTTGTAACAATTGTTAAAACTCTATATAGAGGCAGGCAACAAATACTACAGTAAGTAGGAAAGTAAATAACAACGAAAAAccgaaaaataataataagtcGCGTTGGCCGTCAGACAAACGGTCCTATACCAATAATAAGGATTCAGGGGGACCGTCTGACTGTGTCACTTCTTAGACATTCATGCCATTTATTCATGAaacaaaaaataactaaaatgaaaaaaagaaatactagtaaacaaaaaataatgtgCTACATCTACTCCAATTCTAAAAGTTTTATACATTgtcaatataatttttttttgtaatagtAGGTTTAGATCATGCCTTGcaatataaattcaaatttagaatTCAAATCATGCATATGTGACGTATATCTAAAACTGAACCTATTAGTATAAAAAATTATCACACTATCAATGTACAAAAAGTTAATTCTAATTCTATTCCCACTTAGAACTGTAATAAGATATATGGACATTTCTATTGATGGTATGCGGTTAGAAGCAAAACTGGGAGTTGGATGCTCCACATCATATACCTTCGAATAAATGTAAGAtaaaactgattttttttttttgttgcgttaaatgcaaaaaaaaaaaaaaaaatcccaatgaACTATTACACTAGTTATACTTTACACCATAAAATATTTTAATGGACACTTTACACCCTTGGTTAACTAAAAAATAACACGAAAATTAATTTCATCCAAGTTATTCATGAAATGACCAATTTGTCCTCCATTAAAAATTTGAGaggcaaaaataccattttgGTGGGAAAGATTGCTACTTTAAACAGacttattttcattttataaCAAAAATTCGAATTATTAACACATAAAAATATACGGCTTCGCTTTGACTGATGACTGGTTAtcaagcctgtgcaataataaatacctactcaagaaaaatacaaattttgtatatagcagtgagcagggtcgaatccacagggactggagataattcgtttcttccaGAATCtgaagtgtgggggagtttttggagaatataaaataactaatttactaactaatgaaacaactaatagaaataaacagaaattaatcaataaccaatacgactctagtcaaaggtgcaacttttcagacacgatttattcaactgatcattgatgcaaaaataattcaattactcattactaaattggttatagttatcacacacgcgataaacaaccaacattTCCTTACCTTTTTTGAtaatcaaggtacgaccattaactattttcctaaccaaaaaataaccctaagtacgaccataggatttaatttctcgattgcaataagaattagaaaaacccaatcctaaccaacaaacacgctttGAGGGttcatttaaattagatcatacgtttccctaatatgaaaccaatcacgctagtcgccactggtattaatcaattgaacaattaaggatttaatcaattaatctggcagtagattattaggttaattcgaataACGGGCCCTtaacattcaaataacataacaatcataagaaattaaatcagaaaacgTACGAAtaccaatgaagaaaaaaataaataaaataattcgatctcaTAGATGTTTGAAATCGCTCCTTCAAATTGACCTTCGACTAGAAAAGAAGATTAGTGGCTCATCGTTGGGAAACAAATCCCGACGCCAAAGCTTTTACAATTTcgcaaaacaaaagcaaaggaACGAGGAGCAAGAAAGCCGTTGTCTCCTTTAAGGAGAAAAGACCAAGCGGCCCCTTCACCAAAGAGTCATGACACTCCCCTCTTGTTTTTGGCTGAAGTCCTAATCAAACGGGAATTTggcttctcttattttttttgtgaCCTAATTAAAGTTCACTACCAAATAAAACTAGTCTcctaaatagaaaaagaaaccaTAAAAGAAAATATTCCAAGTTTCCTAATCCAAAACTAGAACTAGTAATGAAGATTAAAATCTTCAAAATCTTCCATCAAAAATTGCCTTGAATTCGACTCGGACTTGTAAACCAGCCCCGAACGTGCCACCATCCAATGAACTGGAAAATTACCACTTTTAATCACGTTTTGTTCCTTTTCCTACAATTGgcaccattaaccaaatataagtagaatctgacaattaaagcaatatttggctaaaatcaaggggaaaataattataaatttagcaacaaattatgacctatcaATTTCTCctacacctaaaccatgcttgtcctcaagcatgacaacaacaaatcaaataatcaaattcaaataatgGCTATTGCTTAAATCTtctattgccaagatacaattaaaacatatgtcaagtattagtggcaattttcaaaaaatatctcTCCAATTAGCTTTCAAGATCAAGGACTCTTTCAATTTatgactaactaatctaagaatataaaatattcaaccagcatccataagcaaatggttcggctattaagcaaaatctcaacattaaaattcatggATCAGTAGGCTAACAATTTATTCAAACACTTCCACATTTTTCACTATTAACACATTTTTTCTGAAATATCCCCacacttgattgatttttttttttccaggggGAATGCTTAGTCTTTAGCCATTTAAGCGTTTTGACGCGGAGTCCAACATTGGCcaaatgaaggagcccggttactcagccatCATTGCTTAAAAATCACATACTCATAGTTATCGTCGCTTTTTGACACGAAAATCGATAATTGTGGTGAAGACCTCCGGTTACTAGGCAACGATACTAGCGAAGTATAGCCGAATACTATTTATAAATAAGcaccaaattaaaattaacaattatAAAAACCCGCTTCATTTCTTAAATATGGAGAGCTaagattaatagttgaaccaatttgcacaaaaaatactagacaaatatttacaatacttagaaaagttaaccaaaaagtgcaaaagtcacaaaatctcaaatattcaccaaagatATACCCTTAGATTTGACCATGTTATACTTAACACCTTAGAGTGTAAAATCTTAGcaatagaaaattttgagaCATCTATCCATCGTTTTTCAGGAATAATCACAAATATGTACAAAGATAGGCAAAAACTGGATAAAATTtgacaaagtcaaacaaaaaattccaacaaaaatgcctacacttgcactttttcaataaaatatcaatatattactCCCTCCACACCTAAATcttacattgtcctcaatggagatCATAAAGCAAAGAAAGTAAATAGGGCACTTCCCTGAATACATGGTGGAGGGTTTCGGGCAGCTATGGAATAGGTGGGAATGGTGGAGTGAAAATGGTGCTACAGTAGGGCGCGGCAGTGACGGATTGTAGAGGGAAGGAGAGCTCCGACGTACGTCTTGGTCCAAGTGACAGTGGCGGCGATGAGTGGGGTGGAGGACAGCAGTGGCACGCGGCTGTAGTGGCGGGGGCTGAGTGACCgcggggagagagagagagagtgagggagaTATGTGGTGGTGCTGGAGTTTTTGTTGGTGCGGCGTGCAGCGCTTGGCGAATGCGGGACGCCGGCGAGCAAAAGGGTATGTGACCGAAAGAGAAGGAGAAATAGGGGagattattatttttgtttttagattttcattttgtcatgatgttaactacttttgtttcattattattattatttgttgattttatcttatcattttattttatcttaatttattaacttgctcatttttaaGCATTTccaatttatgacaagttttaatttcttttcctatcttttcaaaatgaaattttaaacttacataagaaaaaaaattttaggagtttaaaatttttggattaaatttttatgttaaattttatagtatttaggtcaaaattttatatttttattgctcaattattaaatagtatgtaattttgcgacatagaatacaaatgagaaaaaaattggtaattaggtttattgaacattataagtaaatatttaaaactaatgatgagtGTAAAGGAtggtataaattaataatttagtttgcaaaaataaatttaaatgagtttacaaaaagttaaaataaataaattataaatggataattgggttatctaatttatttttttacttatttatttatatctATCTGATTAAATGAATATAAATAAATTGACTCATTTATGcatattattctttttttgttacaacgataataattatataatatattctaACCTAATTTAAGATGAGGGAAAGTGGACGAGGAAGTCATCCGAAAGTGACAATTACAATTAAATGACATATTTAGTGGACCCAAGACTTATAAGTCTTGGAGTTACCAAGCAAGAGGCTGTTGGCTCACttatactccctccctttttttataactgacgtttaagattttgcacaccaattaagaaaagtttttcattgtttaaatctatacactactttccttttgtaccctcattaattatccaattcacccatgttttctctcactagagtattaaatggtgctgttttacTAGGCCAAAAGCAATGCAAACTAACTCTCACCAATtatgaaaagagagataaaatggtaaaattgtgaaaaaataattaatgctgcatggggataataaaacgacatataaaagtacttaagagtaaatttcttaaacgtcagttatgaaaaaagggagggag
It includes:
- the LOC140005298 gene encoding disease resistance protein RPP8-like — translated: MADPVISFVIERTGDLLIQKLVFLKGVRRQVERLQYDLVRMRCFLKDGDQRQDEDARIRNWVSEIRAAAYDAEDIIEIFASKVEFIKDKGLVTQLTHYPLKIVNVYKIGKEIESLQMRINDIADSREKYGIKNLGEGTSTQGEELQRLRRSSPISEDTDIVGFEKITKSLVKELLKGDKNRRVVSIIGMGGAGKTTLAKKVYNHADVRARFNCRVWVCVSSIYNHKETLRTIIKQLNPITNELLDMLEKMQEQDLEERLYKDLQDKCYLVVLDDVWKEEAWDCLARRAFPDVNSSRVLLTSRKRDVAVHADALSIPHELKTLGEDDSWQLFLKKALGDGANAVCPSDLEVVGRKIAGRCAGLPLAITVIGGLLLGKKRLESEWEKVLDNFSAYLSRSQSDAGAILELSYADLPANLKFCFLYLGLFPEDSVISVRKLIHMWVAEGIMQKRDAKNLEETAAYEDVERLCSRNLVQVVEMTVDERIKSCRVHDLLRELAIRKAEDENFFQIHETRDDEISAKSRYLAVHVLPWDTNYFGTSTPPLRSLLFFNVHDYGENNSLSFGSFRKLRILDLEDVKMYSNLPEGIGKVRLLRYLGLRRTSIGRLPDSFGQLRNLQTLDVRNFHRVRVSNFIWMLESLRHLYAYKVECDVPLKIEGLRNLQTLSRIRFDDIMHNNMITLTSLQKLGIWVDDKSDIGRLCMHLSEVGSLKALRLYFDGRSEWSSLGGLSELHHVTALKLSGSGLRMLPPDFPPNLSRLSLSFTRLEHDPMPALEKLGQLSFLKMEFSYWGAQLVISRHGFPQLKFLELNFQHGLKEIQVEKGALQQLQCLRIRKCLSLEKLPEELELDKLELVDMPEDLISRLDADMISQK